TCTCCATGCGGAATTAAAAAATAAGGGCTCATCTGAGCCCTTATTTATTTAACAATGCAATTAATTTGCAGGCTTACCTTTTCAGGAACACCTCATTTTCGCGCGGTGCCCAATCTTTCTCTGAAAAATCATATGTCGAGAAGGGCTCATCTTTTACGCCCTGCGAACGCAGAACGGCGCGCACTTCCGCTGGCAGCGTTTCCTCGCGGAATAACTCCGCCAGCACGAACATGGCATCAATAAACGAGAGTTGTTTTACTTCAAAGGGTTTCCAGCCGGTGCGTTTGAATATTAAATGATAAAGCGCCTCTTCACCGGCAAGCGGAACGAAACTGCTGGCGTACTTTTCCCGGTGGCGAGAGAGCAACACTTCAAGGACGAATATCTGCGCGATGCGCTGCCGGGCCGCATTGCCCCGGGCGGTATCAGTGGTCATATCGACGTGCGTTATGTCATTGTTTTCACGCACCCGAACTTCTATGGCTTGCCACAGGTCGTCATATTTCTGCATAACCTTACCTTGTTTCATCTGATGTCTGCCTTGCCGGTAGACAATATCAGAGATGATCCCAGCTCGCCAAACTTCCCGGCGTTATTTAACGGCCGTAATAACGCATAAGTTAATCCTTAAGGTAAATTGAAAGATATGTCGTTTCATTGCTGTTAAGGTATCACGCTGATGCAACGCAATGCTTTTGCAGCAAGAAGGGAACAGGACACTCAGGGCAGCCCGGATTAACCGTCTTTTATTATTAATAACGTCAGCGTCAGCTATAAAGCGACAATATGCAGCTCAACCCGTGTTGTCAGATGCCGCTATTTACTGGGTGCTTAGATGCAATAAACATCGTTTAAAAGCATTGCAGCATCTCTCTTATACCGCCCGTGCCGATAATGGTGAGTGCTGTCAGACTTTTTTCCATTTTGTTATTGTCAGGCAACACGAAAACATCAGCGACCAAAGCAGAAAGAGAATGAATACTATCTGCAATCAACCTCCTGTGATGCGCAAATATTCCAGTAAGCATCTACATAAACGATCAAATAAATTTGAAGCCCACGGCAGGTGATTTTTCAGGTCAATGCTGAACGTTACTGACACCCATTATCATTACGCATATCGATGCGCCGTGAAATAAAAAGTAGATTTGAGATTATACTCATGCGGTCTTAATGTGACGTTAAGGCTGAAAGAATAAATTATCGAGTAACGCAGCTTTTTTAATATTAGTAATGTTTGAATTATCAATTATTGATTAAAAGGAAAACCGGACAATGCACCTGGAACGACACAGTATCGGAGCAGTGGGATGGTTAAGGGCGGCAGTGCTGGGGGCAAATGACGGTATCGTGTCTACAGCGAGTCTCGTCCTCGGCATTGCCTCGGCGGGTACCCCATCATCAGGTATTTTGTTGGCGGGGATCGCCGGGCTTGTCGCGGGCGCAATGTCGATGGCAACAGGAGAATATGTCTCCGTTTCCTCCCAGACGGATACAGAAAACGCGGCTCTCGCGCAAGAGAAAAAGGAACTGGTTGACGATTACGAGGGCGAAGTGCTGGAGCTTACTTCGTTGTACATTCAGCGGGGGCTTGAGCCTCTTCTTGCTCACCAGGTCGCACAGCAACTTATGGCAAAGGATGCGCTGGACGCACATGCCCGTGAGGAGTTGGGACTGACGGAAACGAATTCAGCACAGCCTCTGCAGGCGGCTATTTTCTCAGCGCTGAGTTTTTCTGCGGGTGCAGTGTTGCCGTTGATTGTTGCATGGTTAGCGCCCGCAACACTGGTTTTTCCCTTCGTCATCCTTTCAACACTATGTTCACTCACTCTCCTTGGCTATATCTCATCGATTGTGGGCAAAGCGCCACCTCTGAAAGCGATACTCAGAATCACGTTCTGGAGTGCCATGGCAATGGCTGTCTCGATGGGCGCCGGCACACTCGCCGGCCATGTACTGGCTTAGAAGATCGTTTAATTCTCAGGAAAGTTAAAAATGAAAAAATATTCGGGTAGTCAGATAGCGCTACACTGGCTGGTTTTACTGCTGATTGCGATAACGTACGCAGCGATGGAATTTAAGGGTATTTTCCCTAAAGAGTCTGCAGGACGTTACTGGATGGCTATTACTCATTACACTTGTGGCGTTACTGTATTTATTCTGATGCTGGTCAGAATGATATTCAGGTTTCTCACGCCGGAACCACCGGTAGTTCCACCGTTGCCGCAATGGCAGAAACTCAGCGCTACCGTTGTACATTTTATTTTATATGCGCTTTTTATCGTACTTCCTCTTCTTGGCGTAGTTTCGCTCTATTTTGGGCAAAAAGAGTGGGTTTTCCTGTTTATTAATATGCCAGTAGCAGCGGTTCAAAATACTTTTTTACAACACAATCTGAAGGAAATTCATGAGTTACTGGCTAACACCGGTTATTTCATCGTTGGTATACATGCAGCGGCAGCCCTGATGCATCACTATATCTGGCGGGATAACACGTTAAAAAGAATGATGCCGGGGAAATTTCAGGATTAAGCAGGTGTCACGAAATTTATAATTTGAACAGAGCGGAACGCTGGTAACACGCAAAACT
This genomic interval from Kosakonia sacchari SP1 contains the following:
- a CDS encoding ECs1072 family phage-associated protein; its protein translation is MKQGKVMQKYDDLWQAIEVRVRENNDITHVDMTTDTARGNAARQRIAQIFVLEVLLSRHREKYASSFVPLAGEEALYHLIFKRTGWKPFEVKQLSFIDAMFVLAELFREETLPAEVRAVLRSQGVKDEPFSTYDFSEKDWAPRENEVFLKR
- the cybB gene encoding cytochrome b561, encoding MKKYSGSQIALHWLVLLLIAITYAAMEFKGIFPKESAGRYWMAITHYTCGVTVFILMLVRMIFRFLTPEPPVVPPLPQWQKLSATVVHFILYALFIVLPLLGVVSLYFGQKEWVFLFINMPVAAVQNTFLQHNLKEIHELLANTGYFIVGIHAAAALMHHYIWRDNTLKRMMPGKFQD
- a CDS encoding VIT1/CCC1 transporter family protein, with protein sequence MHLERHSIGAVGWLRAAVLGANDGIVSTASLVLGIASAGTPSSGILLAGIAGLVAGAMSMATGEYVSVSSQTDTENAALAQEKKELVDDYEGEVLELTSLYIQRGLEPLLAHQVAQQLMAKDALDAHAREELGLTETNSAQPLQAAIFSALSFSAGAVLPLIVAWLAPATLVFPFVILSTLCSLTLLGYISSIVGKAPPLKAILRITFWSAMAMAVSMGAGTLAGHVLA